Proteins from a genomic interval of Euwallacea fornicatus isolate EFF26 chromosome 37, ASM4011564v1, whole genome shotgun sequence:
- the LOC136349224 gene encoding protein lin-32-like isoform X1 → MDILRPRYHTGSTGENHHEEALIYFSDQCSEASMYNYQHQPGFIKVDDAISEFYESNTHDSFMSGSSFKSSYGEGCSGDGDRDGDEEKSDKRRKRRKKSSRERPASPSVMKRRRLAANARERRRMNGLNEAFDRLRKVIPSLDEEQKLSKFETLQMAQSYIAALKELLNFR, encoded by the exons ATGGACATTCTGCGCCCCCGCTATCACACCGGATCGACCGGCGAAAATCATCATGAAGAAGCGTTGATCTACTTCAGCGATCAATGCTCTGAAGCCTCGATGTACAACTACCAACACCAGCCAGGATTCATCAAAGTGGACGATGCCATCAGCGAATTCTACGAGAGTAACACTCACGATTCTTTCATGTCTGGGTCTTCATTCAAGTCCAGTTATGGTGAGGGCTGCAGTGGTGATGGTGAT AGAGACGGCGACGAGGAGAAGAGCGACAAGAGGAGGAAGAGGAGGAAAAAGTCTAGTAGAGAGCGTCCGGCCTCGCCGTCCGTCATGAAGAGGAGGAGACTGGCTGCCAATGCGAGGGAAAGGAGGAGGATGAACGG cCTCAATGAGGCCTTCGATAGACTGCGCAAGGTGATTCCCAGTTTGGATGAGGAGCAGAAATTGAGCAAATTCGAGACTCTGCAAATGGCTCAGTCCTATATTGCGGCCTTGAAAGAACTTTTAAACTTTAGATGA
- the LOC136349224 gene encoding protein lin-32-like isoform X2, which produces MDILRPRYHTGSTGENHHEEALIYFSDQCSEASMYNYQHQPGFIKVDDAISEFYESNTHDSFMSGSSFKSSYGNINFFALKRDGDEEKSDKRRKRRKKSSRERPASPSVMKRRRLAANARERRRMNGLNEAFDRLRKVIPSLDEEQKLSKFETLQMAQSYIAALKELLNFR; this is translated from the exons ATGGACATTCTGCGCCCCCGCTATCACACCGGATCGACCGGCGAAAATCATCATGAAGAAGCGTTGATCTACTTCAGCGATCAATGCTCTGAAGCCTCGATGTACAACTACCAACACCAGCCAGGATTCATCAAAGTGGACGATGCCATCAGCGAATTCTACGAGAGTAACACTCACGATTCTTTCATGTCTGGGTCTTCATTCAAGTCCAGTTATG GGAATATAAACTTTTTCGCCTTGAAGAGAGACGGCGACGAGGAGAAGAGCGACAAGAGGAGGAAGAGGAGGAAAAAGTCTAGTAGAGAGCGTCCGGCCTCGCCGTCCGTCATGAAGAGGAGGAGACTGGCTGCCAATGCGAGGGAAAGGAGGAGGATGAACGG cCTCAATGAGGCCTTCGATAGACTGCGCAAGGTGATTCCCAGTTTGGATGAGGAGCAGAAATTGAGCAAATTCGAGACTCTGCAAATGGCTCAGTCCTATATTGCGGCCTTGAAAGAACTTTTAAACTTTAGATGA